In a single window of the Biomphalaria glabrata chromosome 5, xgBioGlab47.1, whole genome shotgun sequence genome:
- the LOC106071784 gene encoding 1-acyl-sn-glycerol-3-phosphate acyltransferase epsilon-like isoform X1: protein MGKKMLSAIILMVNLKWIVPTAFMLGAAPAYITVWGSWRIISAIFPKWVYVKGDDFLFSTYHRNLMFFFEVLTGVELIFYGDLKALQELPSGENCIYMSNHQTTMDWVIASCIALRRGSLGRVRYVLKDGLKFLPFYGFYLGMHGSLFVKRAKKFNRAKAEKQLTRDATDQKPMWLVIFPEGTRFNPEHHETIKLSKNFAIEQGLEPLENVLFPRVGAMQVCVDHLRTTVDSVFDITLAYGNSYNFSEKKHREAPPMQDFLMGLSPQVHIHVSRIPIDEVPVEAEKLKQWLYLRYQMKDRLLHEFYSAESEKEARFPCMRVTKALSLPALLPSVLLWSGTFAAVNAFHKGQQIYWTVGLGIASIGLVWMGIR, encoded by the exons atgggcaag AAAATGTTGTCAGCTATTATTTTAATGGTAAATCTCAAATGGATTGTTCCTACTGCTTTTATGTTGGGAGCAGCACCAGCATATATAACTGTTTGGGGAAGCTGGAGAATTATTTCAGCAATTTTCCCTAAGTGGGTTTATGTTAAAGGAGATGATTTCTTATTCTCTACTTATCACAGAAATTTAATGTTCTTCTTTGAAGTCTTAACTGGTGTAGAG TTGATATTTTATGGAGACCTTAAAGCACTTCAGGAGTTACCAAGTGGAGAGAACTGTATTTATATGTCCAATCATCAAACCACAA tgGACTGGGTAATAGCAAGCTGCATTGCATTACGCAGAGGAAGCTTGGGTAGAGTTCGCTATGTCCTGAAGGATGGATTGAAATTTCTACCATTTTATGGCTTTTATTTAGGAATG CATGGATCACTGTTTGTTAAGAGGGCAAAAAAATTCAACAGAGCAAAAGCTGAAAAACAACTGACTAGGGATGCAACAGACCAAAAACCT ATGTGGCTGGTCATCTTCCCAGAGGGAACCCGGTTCAACCCAGAACATCATGAGACAATAAAACTGAGTAAAAACTTTGCAATAGAACAAG GATTAGAACCACtggaaaatgttttgtttcctagAGTTGGTGCTATGCAAGTCTGTGTTGATCACTTAAGAACCACTGTGGACTCTGTCTTTGACATCACCTTGGCTTATGGAAACTCTTACAATTTTAGTGAAAAGAAACACAGAGAAGCCCCTCCAATGCAAG attttctTATGGGTTTAAGTCCTCAAGTTCATATTCATGTCTCTCGAATACCAATTGATGAAGTACCAGTAGAAGCAGAGAAACTGAAGCAGTGGCTTTATTTAAGATATCAAATGAAAGACAG GTTATTGCATGAATTCTATTCAGCTGAATCAGAGAAAGAGGCCAGATTTCCCTGCATGCGTGTAACTAAGGCCCTGAGCCTGCCTGCCTTGTTGCCATCAGTTCTTTTATGGAGTGGAACATTTGCAGCTGTAAATGCTTTTCATAAAGGACAGCAAATCTACTGGACTGTAGGCCTGGGTATTGCTAGTATTGGTTTGGTTTGGATGGGGATTAGATAA
- the LOC106071783 gene encoding kynurenine/alpha-aminoadipate aminotransferase, mitochondrial-like isoform X3: MSSKSDGHEISLSDKEVAHANSYGLSEGITELRDWLLGLHKLEHKPPQLTRKDHPEPFALTITNGITDGIRTCFHILLDEGDSVLMERETYSNTLTLLQLFAASPVAVNTDEDGINAKDLEAIMSSWPEVHPHSKRPRVMYITPACSNPTGYTWSEQNMVNVYKVCRKYDVIIIEDSAYYFLQFGERQRTFQSIDVDGRVIRLDTFSKTIGAGYRLGWISGPSTLTDRYVLSMSQYTAHPCVLSQIMINHILQYWGYETFNKQMIYTSEIYRNNAEILASALDKYLTGLATWSFPRGGMFMWLKINDIADTSVIMREASQAGVSLISGDFFVPEFKPTCYIRLSFSMADMEDIEQGIKIFADVIKAKKKECLCNGTQ, encoded by the exons ATGTCTTCAAAAAG cGATGGGCACGAGATCTCCCTCAGTGACAAAGAAGTTGCTCATGCTAACAGTTACGGTCTCAGTGAAGG AATAACAGAGCTACGTGATTGGCTGTTGGGTCTGCACAAATTAGAACACAAACCACCGCAACTGACGAGGAAAGATCACCCTGAGCCATTTGCTCTGACAATCACTAATGGGATTACTGATGGCATCAGAACT TGTTTCCACATTCTCCTTGATGAAGGCGACTCGGTCTTAATGGAAAGAGAGACTTACTCCAATACTCTGACTTTG CTTCAACTTTTCGCAGCCAGTCCTGTTGCTGTGAATACAGATGAGGATGGAATAAATGCTAAAGATTTAGAGGCGATTATGAGTTCATGGCCAGAGGTACATCCGCATTCCAAACGACCTCGTGTTATGTACATCACTCCGGCCTGCAGTAACCCAACTG gctACACGTGGTCAGAGCAAAATATGGTAAATGTGTACAAAGTGTGTAGAAAATATGACGTCATCATAATTGAAGATTCTGCATATTACTTTTTGCAATTCGGAGAA agGCAGCGGACTTTCCAGTCGATTGATGTGGATGGCAGAGTCATTCGATTGGACACATTCTCTAAGACCATTGGAGCAGG GTATCGTCTGGGATGGATCAGTGGTCCATCAACATTGACCGATCGCTATGTTTTAAGCATGTCTCAGTATACTGCTCATCCTTGTGTGCTGTCTCAG ATAATGATCAATCACATACTGCAGTATTGGGGCTATGAGacttttaacaaacaaatgatCTACACCTCAGAAATCTACCGGAATAACGCTGAAATTTTGGCCTCTGCACTTGACAAGTATCTTACAG GCCTAGCGACCTGGAGTTTTCCAAGAGGAGGTATGTTCATGTGGCTTAAGATCAATGATATTGCAGACACCTCTGTGATTATGAGGGAGGCTTCTCAGGCTGGGGTATCCCTGATATCTGGGGACTTCTTTGTACCTGAGTTTAAACCAACGTGCTACATTAGATTGTCTTTCTCTATGGCTGACATGGAGGATATTGAACAA GGCATTAAAATTTTTGCTGATGTGATAAAGGCAAAGAAGAAAGAGTGTCTTTGTAACGGCACACAATAA
- the LOC106071784 gene encoding 1-acyl-sn-glycerol-3-phosphate acyltransferase epsilon-like isoform X2: protein MLSAIILMVNLKWIVPTAFMLGAAPAYITVWGSWRIISAIFPKWVYVKGDDFLFSTYHRNLMFFFEVLTGVELIFYGDLKALQELPSGENCIYMSNHQTTMDWVIASCIALRRGSLGRVRYVLKDGLKFLPFYGFYLGMHGSLFVKRAKKFNRAKAEKQLTRDATDQKPMWLVIFPEGTRFNPEHHETIKLSKNFAIEQGLEPLENVLFPRVGAMQVCVDHLRTTVDSVFDITLAYGNSYNFSEKKHREAPPMQDFLMGLSPQVHIHVSRIPIDEVPVEAEKLKQWLYLRYQMKDRLLHEFYSAESEKEARFPCMRVTKALSLPALLPSVLLWSGTFAAVNAFHKGQQIYWTVGLGIASIGLVWMGIR from the exons ATGTTGTCAGCTATTATTTTAATGGTAAATCTCAAATGGATTGTTCCTACTGCTTTTATGTTGGGAGCAGCACCAGCATATATAACTGTTTGGGGAAGCTGGAGAATTATTTCAGCAATTTTCCCTAAGTGGGTTTATGTTAAAGGAGATGATTTCTTATTCTCTACTTATCACAGAAATTTAATGTTCTTCTTTGAAGTCTTAACTGGTGTAGAG TTGATATTTTATGGAGACCTTAAAGCACTTCAGGAGTTACCAAGTGGAGAGAACTGTATTTATATGTCCAATCATCAAACCACAA tgGACTGGGTAATAGCAAGCTGCATTGCATTACGCAGAGGAAGCTTGGGTAGAGTTCGCTATGTCCTGAAGGATGGATTGAAATTTCTACCATTTTATGGCTTTTATTTAGGAATG CATGGATCACTGTTTGTTAAGAGGGCAAAAAAATTCAACAGAGCAAAAGCTGAAAAACAACTGACTAGGGATGCAACAGACCAAAAACCT ATGTGGCTGGTCATCTTCCCAGAGGGAACCCGGTTCAACCCAGAACATCATGAGACAATAAAACTGAGTAAAAACTTTGCAATAGAACAAG GATTAGAACCACtggaaaatgttttgtttcctagAGTTGGTGCTATGCAAGTCTGTGTTGATCACTTAAGAACCACTGTGGACTCTGTCTTTGACATCACCTTGGCTTATGGAAACTCTTACAATTTTAGTGAAAAGAAACACAGAGAAGCCCCTCCAATGCAAG attttctTATGGGTTTAAGTCCTCAAGTTCATATTCATGTCTCTCGAATACCAATTGATGAAGTACCAGTAGAAGCAGAGAAACTGAAGCAGTGGCTTTATTTAAGATATCAAATGAAAGACAG GTTATTGCATGAATTCTATTCAGCTGAATCAGAGAAAGAGGCCAGATTTCCCTGCATGCGTGTAACTAAGGCCCTGAGCCTGCCTGCCTTGTTGCCATCAGTTCTTTTATGGAGTGGAACATTTGCAGCTGTAAATGCTTTTCATAAAGGACAGCAAATCTACTGGACTGTAGGCCTGGGTATTGCTAGTATTGGTTTGGTTTGGATGGGGATTAGATAA
- the LOC106071783 gene encoding kynurenine/alpha-aminoadipate aminotransferase, mitochondrial-like isoform X2 gives MSRESNAVEDHLQSAVHLPNYWEILSKAGKRITDNKLRSAGKQYLTGGKSIMLSGGLPNQKPLPIKKIQFTMSDGHEISLSDKEVAHANSYGLSEGITELRDWLLGLHKLEHKPPQLTRKDHPEPFALTITNGITDGIRTCFHILLDEGDSVLMERETYSNTLTLLQLFAASPVAVNTDEDGINAKDLEAIMSSWPEVHPHSKRPRVMYITPACSNPTGYTWSEQNMVNVYKVCRKYDVIIIEDSAYYFLQFGERQRTFQSIDVDGRVIRLDTFSKTIGAGYRLGWISGPSTLTDRYVLSMSQYTAHPCVLSQIMINHILQYWGYETFNKQMIYTSEIYRNNAEILASALDKYLTGLATWSFPRGGMFMWLKINDIADTSVIMREASQAGVSLISGDFFVPEFKPTCYIRLSFSMADMEDIEQGIKIFADVIKAKKKECLCNGTQ, from the exons ATGAGCCGTGAAAG CAATGCAGTGGAAGATCACCTCCAGAGTGCAGTCCACTTACCCAACTACTGGGAAATTCTGAGTAAGGCTGGAAAAAGAATTACAGACAACAAACTGAGAAGTGCCGGGAAACAAT ACCTCACAGGTGGCAAGTCAATCATGTTGAGTGGTGGCTTACCAAATCAAAAGCCATTGCCTattaaaaaaattcagtttACGATGAG cGATGGGCACGAGATCTCCCTCAGTGACAAAGAAGTTGCTCATGCTAACAGTTACGGTCTCAGTGAAGG AATAACAGAGCTACGTGATTGGCTGTTGGGTCTGCACAAATTAGAACACAAACCACCGCAACTGACGAGGAAAGATCACCCTGAGCCATTTGCTCTGACAATCACTAATGGGATTACTGATGGCATCAGAACT TGTTTCCACATTCTCCTTGATGAAGGCGACTCGGTCTTAATGGAAAGAGAGACTTACTCCAATACTCTGACTTTG CTTCAACTTTTCGCAGCCAGTCCTGTTGCTGTGAATACAGATGAGGATGGAATAAATGCTAAAGATTTAGAGGCGATTATGAGTTCATGGCCAGAGGTACATCCGCATTCCAAACGACCTCGTGTTATGTACATCACTCCGGCCTGCAGTAACCCAACTG gctACACGTGGTCAGAGCAAAATATGGTAAATGTGTACAAAGTGTGTAGAAAATATGACGTCATCATAATTGAAGATTCTGCATATTACTTTTTGCAATTCGGAGAA agGCAGCGGACTTTCCAGTCGATTGATGTGGATGGCAGAGTCATTCGATTGGACACATTCTCTAAGACCATTGGAGCAGG GTATCGTCTGGGATGGATCAGTGGTCCATCAACATTGACCGATCGCTATGTTTTAAGCATGTCTCAGTATACTGCTCATCCTTGTGTGCTGTCTCAG ATAATGATCAATCACATACTGCAGTATTGGGGCTATGAGacttttaacaaacaaatgatCTACACCTCAGAAATCTACCGGAATAACGCTGAAATTTTGGCCTCTGCACTTGACAAGTATCTTACAG GCCTAGCGACCTGGAGTTTTCCAAGAGGAGGTATGTTCATGTGGCTTAAGATCAATGATATTGCAGACACCTCTGTGATTATGAGGGAGGCTTCTCAGGCTGGGGTATCCCTGATATCTGGGGACTTCTTTGTACCTGAGTTTAAACCAACGTGCTACATTAGATTGTCTTTCTCTATGGCTGACATGGAGGATATTGAACAA GGCATTAAAATTTTTGCTGATGTGATAAAGGCAAAGAAGAAAGAGTGTCTTTGTAACGGCACACAATAA
- the LOC106071783 gene encoding kynurenine/alpha-aminoadipate aminotransferase, mitochondrial-like isoform X1, translating to MSSKSNAVEDHLQSAVHLPNYWEILSKAGKRITDNKLRSAGKQYLTGGKSIMLSGGLPNQKPLPIKKIQFTMSDGHEISLSDKEVAHANSYGLSEGITELRDWLLGLHKLEHKPPQLTRKDHPEPFALTITNGITDGIRTCFHILLDEGDSVLMERETYSNTLTLLQLFAASPVAVNTDEDGINAKDLEAIMSSWPEVHPHSKRPRVMYITPACSNPTGYTWSEQNMVNVYKVCRKYDVIIIEDSAYYFLQFGERQRTFQSIDVDGRVIRLDTFSKTIGAGYRLGWISGPSTLTDRYVLSMSQYTAHPCVLSQIMINHILQYWGYETFNKQMIYTSEIYRNNAEILASALDKYLTGLATWSFPRGGMFMWLKINDIADTSVIMREASQAGVSLISGDFFVPEFKPTCYIRLSFSMADMEDIEQGIKIFADVIKAKKKECLCNGTQ from the exons ATGTCTTCAAAAAG CAATGCAGTGGAAGATCACCTCCAGAGTGCAGTCCACTTACCCAACTACTGGGAAATTCTGAGTAAGGCTGGAAAAAGAATTACAGACAACAAACTGAGAAGTGCCGGGAAACAAT ACCTCACAGGTGGCAAGTCAATCATGTTGAGTGGTGGCTTACCAAATCAAAAGCCATTGCCTattaaaaaaattcagtttACGATGAG cGATGGGCACGAGATCTCCCTCAGTGACAAAGAAGTTGCTCATGCTAACAGTTACGGTCTCAGTGAAGG AATAACAGAGCTACGTGATTGGCTGTTGGGTCTGCACAAATTAGAACACAAACCACCGCAACTGACGAGGAAAGATCACCCTGAGCCATTTGCTCTGACAATCACTAATGGGATTACTGATGGCATCAGAACT TGTTTCCACATTCTCCTTGATGAAGGCGACTCGGTCTTAATGGAAAGAGAGACTTACTCCAATACTCTGACTTTG CTTCAACTTTTCGCAGCCAGTCCTGTTGCTGTGAATACAGATGAGGATGGAATAAATGCTAAAGATTTAGAGGCGATTATGAGTTCATGGCCAGAGGTACATCCGCATTCCAAACGACCTCGTGTTATGTACATCACTCCGGCCTGCAGTAACCCAACTG gctACACGTGGTCAGAGCAAAATATGGTAAATGTGTACAAAGTGTGTAGAAAATATGACGTCATCATAATTGAAGATTCTGCATATTACTTTTTGCAATTCGGAGAA agGCAGCGGACTTTCCAGTCGATTGATGTGGATGGCAGAGTCATTCGATTGGACACATTCTCTAAGACCATTGGAGCAGG GTATCGTCTGGGATGGATCAGTGGTCCATCAACATTGACCGATCGCTATGTTTTAAGCATGTCTCAGTATACTGCTCATCCTTGTGTGCTGTCTCAG ATAATGATCAATCACATACTGCAGTATTGGGGCTATGAGacttttaacaaacaaatgatCTACACCTCAGAAATCTACCGGAATAACGCTGAAATTTTGGCCTCTGCACTTGACAAGTATCTTACAG GCCTAGCGACCTGGAGTTTTCCAAGAGGAGGTATGTTCATGTGGCTTAAGATCAATGATATTGCAGACACCTCTGTGATTATGAGGGAGGCTTCTCAGGCTGGGGTATCCCTGATATCTGGGGACTTCTTTGTACCTGAGTTTAAACCAACGTGCTACATTAGATTGTCTTTCTCTATGGCTGACATGGAGGATATTGAACAA GGCATTAAAATTTTTGCTGATGTGATAAAGGCAAAGAAGAAAGAGTGTCTTTGTAACGGCACACAATAA